One genomic segment of Deltaproteobacteria bacterium includes these proteins:
- the ccoS gene encoding cbb3-type cytochrome oxidase assembly protein CcoS, with amino-acid sequence MSIIEILLPISILLAGSFALAFILAVRSGQYDDVETPARRILFDAPKSQNESEVTGDPS; translated from the coding sequence ATGAGTATCATCGAAATTCTACTGCCTATTTCGATTCTGCTTGCCGGAAGCTTTGCCCTGGCCTTTATCTTGGCCGTAAGATCAGGACAGTACGACGATGTGGAAACGCCTGCCCGTCGAATATTATTTGATGCACCAAAATCACAAAACGAAAGCGAAGTCACAGGAGACCCATCATGA
- a CDS encoding cation-translocating P-type ATPase — MVHDFLLRNGQSEFYEISNDVPLKPVDVKLQDRDFRSLDLAENLGAVSPDGQRIEFYVVDLSCTACVWILDRLETVSKDVAWSRVNINRSIVTVARRDGAKFADIARLIHKLGFTAEPVAAQSQYENLERRNLRRSLIRTGVLGALTGNIMLLSISLYGGADGDLGTMFRWLMGALAIPIVTWGAWPLYTNSWRAVLTKRVSLDVPISLAVISGFTAGAVGLFTGRDLLYFDSVAMLVFLLQSSRSALDFLKRKFASVDIVPNWLLQTVRNTATQEQILPDRIKSGMAISLTAGQRLPVDARSQSLSSQWDISVLTGESRPYRPAFGEALAAGSLLISETADLIAAGGVRDSRVATLLRDWREGKRERKGLSEVSDHVGQIFTIIVLTLAGLLIAIELTTGFSTGPSGWIRALTLLLAACPCVFGIGIPLAESIVMNRLAEVGLIVREPSFLQKLKRITTVFFDKTGTLTTGRMAVTSLRTYGDLSDSEALAIASGMEAEQFHPIARAICAFAKSQGIEKRSFQSTTLPLFRGGHQIGVEVRTATDIFSLESNTQVEPQISSDNQSNTVSLFVSKPRPGADLDIDFNQQLLATFSLQDELRPSVAETVRSLQSRLKLKVRILSGDQAGAVTNLLQTLKLAPDTGVSELTPKAKADYIGKHALESDSLMIGDGANDAEALKRSFASIAVKGDLSVCLESADAVLVVDSVAPVSFAFLLARKLHQTLIATLLLSASINVLAAVLAVSGTITPLIAAILMPTSGLIVTLTTWQMLRDKSISKKTKQKKRIL; from the coding sequence ATGGTTCATGATTTTCTTCTAAGAAATGGGCAGAGCGAATTTTATGAAATCTCGAACGACGTGCCGCTTAAGCCCGTCGACGTAAAATTACAAGACCGCGACTTTCGGTCCCTCGACCTAGCCGAAAACCTAGGCGCGGTCTCGCCGGATGGGCAACGGATCGAATTTTATGTCGTAGACCTCAGCTGCACAGCCTGTGTTTGGATTCTCGATCGACTAGAAACTGTCTCAAAAGATGTCGCATGGTCACGCGTCAACATTAACCGGTCGATCGTGACAGTGGCTCGACGTGACGGCGCTAAGTTCGCTGATATAGCCCGACTTATTCACAAGCTCGGCTTCACAGCCGAGCCGGTAGCTGCACAATCTCAGTATGAAAACCTCGAGCGCAGAAACCTGCGACGGAGCCTGATTCGCACTGGCGTTCTCGGTGCATTAACTGGCAATATCATGCTGCTTTCGATCTCACTTTACGGCGGAGCAGACGGCGATCTTGGCACGATGTTTCGCTGGCTGATGGGCGCATTAGCGATCCCTATCGTCACTTGGGGCGCCTGGCCGCTTTACACAAATTCTTGGCGCGCAGTTCTTACCAAACGTGTTTCCCTCGACGTCCCAATTTCTTTGGCCGTGATCTCTGGCTTTACGGCCGGTGCGGTAGGACTATTCACCGGTCGCGACCTTCTCTACTTCGATTCCGTCGCCATGCTCGTTTTCTTACTTCAATCCTCACGGTCAGCGTTGGATTTTTTGAAACGTAAATTCGCATCTGTCGACATCGTGCCGAATTGGCTTCTACAAACTGTCAGGAACACAGCGACACAAGAACAGATTTTGCCTGATCGCATAAAAAGCGGAATGGCTATTTCCCTTACAGCGGGTCAGCGCCTTCCGGTAGATGCCAGGTCCCAATCGCTTAGCTCGCAATGGGATATTTCCGTTTTAACCGGAGAAAGTCGGCCTTATCGACCCGCGTTTGGCGAAGCTCTGGCAGCGGGATCGCTTCTCATTTCTGAAACGGCCGACCTAATCGCTGCGGGTGGAGTCAGAGACTCTCGAGTCGCAACACTACTCCGTGATTGGCGCGAGGGAAAACGTGAACGAAAAGGTCTTTCTGAAGTTTCCGATCATGTCGGCCAAATATTTACTATCATCGTCCTGACCTTGGCGGGACTTTTGATTGCCATCGAACTTACGACGGGTTTTAGCACTGGACCATCAGGCTGGATTCGCGCACTGACTTTGCTGCTTGCAGCATGCCCGTGTGTTTTTGGGATAGGCATACCACTGGCCGAGTCGATCGTTATGAACCGCCTTGCCGAAGTGGGGCTGATTGTCCGGGAGCCAAGTTTTTTGCAAAAGCTAAAGCGGATCACCACCGTTTTTTTTGATAAGACCGGAACACTCACAACCGGAAGAATGGCTGTGACTTCCCTGCGAACCTACGGAGACTTAAGTGACTCCGAAGCTCTTGCCATTGCCTCGGGGATGGAAGCCGAGCAGTTTCACCCCATCGCGCGCGCCATTTGTGCGTTCGCAAAAAGTCAGGGAATTGAAAAACGCAGTTTCCAGTCTACGACATTACCGTTGTTTCGAGGCGGGCACCAAATTGGCGTGGAAGTCCGTACAGCCACCGATATCTTTAGTCTCGAATCAAACACTCAAGTGGAACCGCAGATATCCTCTGACAATCAAAGCAACACCGTTTCACTTTTTGTCTCAAAGCCCAGACCGGGGGCTGACCTCGACATCGATTTCAATCAGCAACTTCTTGCGACTTTTTCGCTGCAGGACGAGCTTCGTCCCTCTGTGGCGGAAACCGTTCGCAGTCTTCAGTCTCGATTAAAGCTAAAAGTTCGGATCCTCTCCGGCGACCAAGCAGGGGCCGTTACAAACCTTCTCCAGACCTTAAAGCTTGCGCCAGATACGGGCGTTAGCGAGCTTACGCCAAAAGCGAAAGCCGACTACATCGGAAAGCATGCCTTGGAGTCAGATAGTTTGATGATTGGTGACGGGGCAAATGATGCCGAAGCCTTGAAGCGATCTTTCGCCTCCATCGCAGTAAAAGGTGATCTCTCGGTATGTCTCGAATCTGCCGATGCTGTACTCGTGGTCGATTCCGTCGCACCGGTCAGCTTTGCATTTCTTCTTGCTAGGAAACTTCATCAGACTTTGATTGCGACTCTGCTGCTTTCGGCATCCATCAACGTACTCGCAGCGGTTTTGGCTGTTTCTGGAACAATTACTCCGTTGATTGCGGCCATCTTGATGCCGACCTCGGGGCTGATCGTCACGTTGACGACGTGGCAAATGTTGCGCGACAAATCTATAAGCAAAAAAACCAAACAGAAAAAGAGGATCCTATGA
- a CDS encoding sigma-54-dependent Fis family transcriptional regulator, giving the protein MDSQKRKALVIDDDNEMRSMVSDFLVSRGFEVAQSPNAVDAIDRMTRGDFAEAGVDDPCYNLDVIVSDLNMPDMSGIEFIEKIKKVPTDVPIILVTAFGSIETAIEAIRKGAYDYTTKPFKLSEFGVTVDRAATYRALRKENVSLRKVANEQTSFGQIIGKSPGMREVFDLITRVADASASVLIVGESGTGKERVARAIHDQGVRRGKRFVAINCTAIPDTLLESELFGHAKGAFTGAISRKRGLFEEAEGGTVFLDEIGDMDLGLQAKLLRVLQERKIRAVGENFDRDIDVRIIAASHKDLKKAIKNGSFREDLYYRLAVIPIVIPPLRHRREDIPLLAHHFLKKYARLNSSQVGSISSDAMSSLMSMPWEGNVRELENLIERTVVLCRGKEITIKDLPHGSKSDAESFFEGELAGGTFPTLEDLERRYMKLVLDKTGGRKEKAAQILGINRRTLYRKERDYGFVTADSAEANDDDLS; this is encoded by the coding sequence ATGGATTCTCAAAAGCGAAAAGCTCTCGTCATCGATGACGACAACGAAATGCGTTCAATGGTTTCGGATTTTCTGGTCTCGCGTGGATTTGAAGTTGCTCAGTCTCCGAATGCTGTGGACGCAATTGATCGAATGACTCGCGGCGATTTCGCCGAAGCCGGCGTGGATGACCCTTGTTACAATCTGGACGTCATTGTCAGCGATCTCAATATGCCAGATATGTCAGGCATCGAGTTCATCGAAAAAATTAAAAAAGTGCCCACGGATGTTCCAATTATTTTGGTCACGGCTTTTGGCTCTATCGAAACAGCTATCGAAGCGATTCGAAAAGGAGCGTATGACTATACGACGAAGCCATTTAAGCTTTCTGAATTCGGAGTCACGGTTGACCGTGCAGCGACCTACCGGGCGCTTCGAAAAGAAAACGTAAGCCTCAGAAAAGTAGCAAACGAACAAACCTCATTTGGTCAGATTATAGGCAAATCTCCTGGCATGCGGGAAGTTTTTGATCTAATCACCCGAGTTGCTGATGCGTCGGCGTCGGTTCTGATTGTCGGGGAAAGCGGAACAGGGAAAGAGCGTGTTGCACGTGCGATCCACGACCAAGGCGTTCGCCGTGGTAAACGTTTTGTCGCAATTAATTGTACTGCGATTCCTGACACGCTTCTCGAAAGCGAGCTTTTCGGTCACGCAAAGGGGGCCTTTACCGGTGCAATTTCGAGAAAGCGCGGCTTATTCGAAGAAGCTGAAGGTGGCACTGTGTTTCTGGACGAAATCGGTGACATGGATCTTGGCCTGCAAGCCAAACTCCTTCGCGTGCTGCAAGAGCGAAAGATTCGCGCCGTAGGTGAAAACTTTGACCGCGATATTGATGTGCGTATTATCGCCGCCAGCCACAAGGATCTGAAAAAGGCGATAAAAAATGGCAGTTTTCGTGAGGACCTTTATTATCGTCTAGCGGTCATCCCGATTGTTATTCCACCGCTTCGGCACCGCCGCGAAGATATCCCGCTTTTGGCTCATCACTTCCTGAAAAAGTACGCGCGATTGAATAGCTCTCAGGTGGGATCGATTTCGTCGGATGCAATGTCATCGTTGATGTCGATGCCTTGGGAAGGAAACGTGCGTGAACTTGAAAACCTCATCGAACGCACCGTCGTTCTTTGTCGAGGGAAAGAAATTACGATCAAAGACCTACCGCATGGTTCGAAAAGTGATGCCGAAAGCTTTTTTGAAGGTGAGCTAGCGGGCGGAACATTTCCTACCCTCGAGGACCTCGAGCGTCGCTATATGAAGTTGGTGTTAGATAAGACAGGCGGCCGAAAAGAAAAAGCGGCACAGATCTTAGGGATCAATCGTCGGACACTTTATCGTAAAGAGAGAGACTATGGGTTCGTCACGGCAGATTCTGCAGAAGCCAATGACGACGATCTGAGCTGA
- a CDS encoding PAS domain S-box protein: MPLAFNLDSDSVFFRCVEDCSEPIMISDPTGRLQYVNPAWCATYGYTKAEAIGDTPRLLRSKHQSDEFYRDMWRQILDPTIGVWKGEVVNRAKDGRFVPVFLTITPYKQGHENVGYMAIAVDLTERRSMERQILRQDRLASIGMLASGLAHEIGNPLGVIRGRAEILLNTLQTGITSRASIDAATLGLGTIVSQIDRISRLIESLLKISRVPQEIRLTHVRLAPIAQEVETLMGESIRRNGIKLENRLLEKEKAIEGKATEFTFGVLADAQHLQQILLNLLINGVHAIEEERKRSGRVDHTLTIDAINSADGYTTLIVEDTGCGLSPEVKRRMFEPFFTTKTPGQGTGLGLAIVTRLVEEMHGKIVAESAGPGLGSKVLVQLRSSSLASAESAVTNP, from the coding sequence ATGCCGCTAGCTTTTAATCTTGATTCCGACTCGGTGTTCTTTCGATGCGTCGAGGATTGCTCGGAACCAATCATGATCTCGGACCCCACCGGTCGCTTGCAGTACGTGAACCCGGCTTGGTGCGCCACTTATGGATATACCAAGGCGGAGGCGATTGGCGATACGCCACGCCTTCTGAGGTCCAAGCATCAATCAGACGAATTTTATCGCGATATGTGGCGCCAGATTTTGGACCCTACGATCGGGGTTTGGAAAGGTGAAGTCGTCAACCGTGCCAAAGATGGACGATTCGTTCCAGTGTTTTTGACGATTACGCCCTACAAGCAGGGTCATGAAAATGTTGGATATATGGCCATCGCCGTGGATCTCACCGAAAGACGATCGATGGAGCGACAAATTCTGCGACAAGACCGTCTCGCGTCGATCGGGATGTTGGCCTCGGGCCTCGCCCACGAAATTGGAAATCCACTCGGCGTCATTCGCGGTCGCGCTGAAATCTTACTCAACACGCTGCAAACCGGAATTACAAGCCGCGCTAGTATCGATGCGGCTACACTGGGCCTCGGCACGATTGTGAGCCAAATCGATCGGATCTCGCGACTGATCGAATCGCTTCTAAAAATTAGCCGAGTTCCCCAAGAAATTCGACTCACCCATGTGCGCCTAGCGCCCATCGCCCAGGAAGTAGAAACGCTGATGGGCGAGAGTATTCGACGTAACGGCATCAAACTCGAAAATCGGCTTCTGGAAAAAGAAAAAGCGATTGAGGGAAAAGCGACTGAATTTACTTTTGGCGTGCTCGCAGATGCTCAACATTTGCAACAGATCCTGCTGAACCTTTTGATAAACGGCGTTCACGCAATCGAAGAAGAACGAAAGCGAAGCGGACGAGTCGACCACACGCTCACAATCGACGCCATCAACAGCGCTGACGGATATACAACTTTAATTGTTGAAGACACTGGCTGCGGCTTAAGCCCTGAGGTGAAACGGCGGATGTTCGAGCCATTTTTTACGACCAAAACACCCGGTCAGGGAACGGGTCTCGGTCTGGCGATTGTCACTCGGCTCGTGGAAGAGATGCACGGCAAAATCGTGGCTGAAAGCGCTGGCCCAGGCCTCGGCTCAAAAGTTTTAGTTCAGCTCAGATCGTCGTCATTGGCTTCTGCAGAATCTGCCGTGACGAACCCATAG
- a CDS encoding nucleotide sugar dehydrogenase produces MNVAIVGTGYVGLVAGVCFADAGHNVWGVDRDEKKIASLKQLEVPIYEPGLSDVFERSASRLTFTTDVALAVEKCDVIFVAVGTPETEDGSADMRPTMDVVEAVARAAKTPKFLVLKSTVPVGTAKKVRAKINETTKVEIEVISNPEFLKEGAAVEDFLKPDRVVIGCQSAKAEAVMRELYEPFVKNGNPILFMDNVSAEMTKYAANAFLSVKISFINELALLADELGADINDVRRGFTSDSRINPAFFYPGVGFGGSCFPKDVKALIHSGRDVGVAMQVVESADAVNDRQKLILFDRLKNYFESRGESLKGKRIAMWGLAFKPRTDDVREAPAMYIIEKLVDAGATVVGFDPVAMDTASASFTRPFIRAGSAMEAAKGADALAIVTEWNEFRTPDLQLLKSLLKRPAIFDGRNVLDPGKVSAAGFDYFCIGRQSRSLAKLKSAAELKLGSSQNEKSALVAGAAGFVGSHLVDSLLEQGYSVIGVDSFVTGREENLSSALRHPKFKFVKHDIRQPIHGALKTLGLEVKPGLFNEVYNLASPASPVDFDKIPLAILETAAAGHRYLLDLARDVKAVCLFASSSEVYGDAEVHPQVESYFGNVNTVGHRSCYDEAKRYGEALSVAHAKEFGTQVRMARIFNTYGPRMRPTDGRIIPNFFMQAMQGRALTVYGEGTQTRSFCFVSDLVSGLIALARSSESRPTNLGNPIEKSVSEIAKNICQLTGSKSGVTHLPLPENDPKVRRPNIDRAKSFGWSPKVTLEDGLSASMEYFRQQLKAAGGKIATPTVGAQP; encoded by the coding sequence ATGAACGTCGCTATCGTCGGTACTGGGTATGTGGGATTGGTCGCGGGAGTTTGCTTTGCTGACGCGGGGCATAACGTCTGGGGCGTCGACCGAGACGAAAAGAAAATCGCGTCCCTCAAACAGCTGGAAGTTCCCATTTACGAGCCAGGCCTCAGCGATGTTTTTGAAAGATCGGCTTCACGCCTTACCTTCACCACAGATGTCGCACTGGCGGTTGAAAAATGCGATGTCATTTTTGTCGCAGTTGGAACTCCGGAAACTGAAGACGGAAGCGCCGATATGCGCCCAACGATGGACGTCGTCGAGGCCGTCGCGCGAGCCGCGAAAACCCCAAAGTTTCTTGTTTTGAAAAGCACGGTGCCAGTTGGCACGGCTAAAAAAGTTCGCGCAAAAATCAACGAAACCACCAAAGTTGAAATTGAAGTCATCAGCAACCCCGAGTTTTTAAAAGAAGGGGCCGCGGTCGAAGACTTTTTGAAACCAGATCGCGTCGTCATCGGCTGCCAATCTGCAAAAGCAGAAGCCGTGATGCGCGAGCTTTACGAGCCCTTCGTAAAAAATGGAAATCCAATTTTGTTTATGGATAACGTGTCGGCTGAAATGACCAAGTATGCGGCGAATGCATTCCTTTCGGTCAAAATCAGCTTCATCAACGAGCTCGCGCTTTTAGCGGATGAACTCGGTGCGGACATCAATGATGTTCGTCGTGGTTTCACGTCCGACAGCAGAATCAATCCAGCTTTCTTTTATCCCGGCGTCGGCTTCGGCGGAAGTTGCTTCCCGAAAGATGTAAAAGCGCTGATACACAGTGGCCGCGACGTCGGTGTTGCGATGCAGGTCGTGGAATCAGCGGACGCAGTGAACGACCGCCAAAAGCTTATCCTTTTTGATCGATTGAAAAATTATTTTGAATCGCGCGGCGAATCGCTGAAAGGTAAGCGAATTGCGATGTGGGGTCTGGCCTTCAAACCTCGAACTGACGATGTGCGCGAAGCGCCGGCGATGTACATTATCGAAAAACTCGTCGATGCCGGAGCCACAGTTGTCGGTTTCGATCCCGTAGCGATGGACACAGCGTCAGCCTCATTCACACGACCCTTTATTCGCGCTGGCAGTGCGATGGAAGCGGCAAAAGGGGCCGATGCACTTGCGATTGTTACGGAGTGGAATGAGTTCCGAACGCCTGACCTTCAGCTACTAAAGTCGCTTCTCAAGCGCCCAGCAATTTTCGACGGTCGCAACGTTCTGGATCCGGGTAAAGTCTCTGCGGCCGGCTTCGATTATTTCTGTATTGGGCGCCAATCGCGAAGCTTGGCGAAACTGAAATCTGCTGCCGAGCTTAAACTTGGATCTTCTCAGAACGAAAAGTCTGCGTTGGTCGCCGGTGCTGCTGGTTTTGTTGGAAGCCACTTGGTCGATTCCCTTCTAGAACAAGGTTATTCGGTGATTGGGGTTGATTCGTTTGTCACAGGTCGAGAAGAAAACTTAAGTTCGGCACTTCGCCATCCCAAATTCAAATTCGTGAAGCACGATATCCGTCAGCCCATTCACGGCGCATTGAAAACATTGGGTCTTGAAGTAAAACCGGGACTTTTCAACGAAGTTTACAATCTCGCATCGCCCGCTTCGCCGGTTGATTTCGATAAAATTCCCCTCGCAATCCTCGAGACGGCTGCGGCAGGCCACCGCTACCTCCTCGATCTTGCCCGAGATGTAAAGGCGGTCTGCCTTTTTGCAAGCTCCAGCGAAGTTTACGGCGACGCCGAGGTTCATCCGCAGGTCGAGTCGTATTTCGGGAACGTCAACACCGTCGGTCACCGATCGTGCTACGACGAGGCGAAGCGCTATGGCGAAGCGCTGTCTGTTGCGCACGCAAAAGAATTTGGCACCCAAGTCCGAATGGCTCGCATCTTCAATACATACGGACCACGCATGCGACCAACCGACGGCAGAATTATTCCGAACTTCTTCATGCAGGCGATGCAAGGACGCGCTCTGACCGTTTATGGCGAAGGAACTCAAACACGTAGTTTCTGTTTTGTGTCGGACCTAGTCAGTGGCTTGATTGCACTTGCGCGAAGCAGTGAATCTCGACCGACGAATTTGGGAAACCCCATCGAGAAATCAGTGTCTGAGATCGCCAAAAATATTTGCCAACTGACGGGCTCGAAATCTGGAGTCACGCACCTGCCGCTTCCAGAAAATGATCCTAAGGTTCGAAGACCAAATATTGATCGTGCGAAAAGTTTTGGCTGGTCGCCCAAAGTAACTCTTGAAGACGGACTTTCAGCGTCGATGGAATACTTTCGGCAGCAACTGAAAGCCGCCGGAGGCAAAATCGCCACTCCGACTGTGGGAGCACAGCCGTAA